In Populus nigra chromosome 1, ddPopNigr1.1, whole genome shotgun sequence, one genomic interval encodes:
- the LOC133694406 gene encoding bax inhibitor 1-like, with protein MDAFASFFDSQSASRNRWSYDSLKNLRQISPLVQNHLKQVYLTLCCALVASAAGAYLHILWNIGGLLTTIACFGCMAWLLSISPYEEQKRVALLMATALLQGASIGPLIDLAIQIDPSVLITAFVGTAVAFGCFSVAAMLARRREYLYLGGLLSSGLSILLWLHFASSIFGGSAALFKFELYFGLLVFVGYVVVDTQDIIEKAHLGDLDYVKHSLSLFTDFVAVFVRILIIMLKNSTEKEKKKKRRD; from the exons ATGGACGCCTTCGCTTCCTTCTTTGACTCTCAATCGGCTTCAAGGAACCGTTGGAGCTACGATTCTCTCAAGAACTTACGCCAGATCTCTCCTCTTGTTCAGAATCATCTCAAGCAG GTTTATCTGACCTTATGTTGTGCACTGGTTGCATCTGCCGCTGGGGCATACCTCCATATTCTGTGGAATATTGGTGGTCTCTTAACGACTATCGCATGCTTTGGATGCATGGCTTGGCTACTTTCCATATCTCCTTATGAAGAG CAAAAGAGGGTTGCTCTCTTGATGGCAACTGCACTCCTCCAAGGGGCTTCTATCGGTCCTCTGATTGATCTGGCCATTCAGATTGATCCAAG TGTTCTGATTACAGCTTTTGTGGGAACTGCGGTGGCCTTTGGATGTTTCTCAGTAGCAGCTATGTTGGCTAGGCGTAGAGAATATCTTTACTTGGGTGGCTTGCTTTCATCTGGCCTTTCCATCCTTCTATGGCTGCACTTTGCATCCTCCATCTTTGGGGGATCTGCAGCCCTCTTTAAATTTGAG CTGTACTTTGGGCTTCTGGTGTTTGTGGGCTATGTGGTAGTCGACACCCAGGATATCATTGAGAAAGCTCACCTTGGTGATCTGGACTATGTGAAGCATTCCCTGAGCCTTTTCACCGACTTCGTTGCTGTTTTTGTCCGAATTCTCATAATCATG TTGAAGAATTCAActgagaaggagaagaagaagaagagaagagattGA
- the LOC133694886 gene encoding uncharacterized protein LOC133694886 — MQTQLYNTQLALIDSLSTTTTTTTTTTESDLQEKAWHILALLLSIGNPTPAPDLASHCTLFNASPDLIESLCSVPNSPITLTSNHDNSSDNFLVTISPLGLLALNQFLSNFNLIEAFATRIWHAICGLEVPLEDLVRMYFRKRKRIGFDYADVYDKDQEVCPLPKRIRNDCWKLPFHLTGDVSSSINVEPSYMLIQPNNSILSPDFFVKTLASELGCKFRNIEHVEDEMNTGAIVESKEDKRMMACELDEDSALPIVMLDSEAVFQEAKVDEIDLESRIDINATCCLADVKWSKAFSLEFTSINGACNGTNDCHIETVRTETNEALLIDYGKMEGEGINHFQSTNTINMPQESNFRRMNELSSLDKEAITNHVKNQAKVSTTELCVPPKKLKDSKPSTKIRVTTGVAASPRQQALCQSLEQKKAVIPPKENQRGRKDHMKISMGQKSKQTCNDIHTKERKKDCALNSPKDRVGSKDFPCFDSYIVEEEGGSGGYGTVYRATRKLDGTTVAIKCPHENAHRHHFSNELRMLERFGGKNFVIKFEGCLKNQNSDCFVLEYVEHDRPEVLKKEIDVFQLRWYGYCMFRALASLHKQGVVHRDIKPGNFLFSCKANKGYLIDFNLALDLHQKLGTINKSKAANDVSFNSVAASNAKYVPPSKSRRFPGSKFLDAVDLGPIKDFKSTLEAKNVKKKAVRNIMISQGADGSGITSVKDATSARTPSAERMKEPLPSQGRKELISLLHEAMQGPNHEASSFPASMRKRIAAPPGKVDGRHIYLTPMPLHSTGITVAGIGSVKNKCDGKNKKEGPCVGTKGFRAPEVLFRSLYQGPKVDIWSAGVTLLYLIIGKTPFYGDPEQNIKDIAKLRGSEDLWEVSKLHNRESSFPADLYNMQSLPPTTVWEWCKLNSKRQDFLDAVPSSLIDLVDKCLTVNPRLRISADDALKHEFFAPCNESLRRQKLLRQGHSLDSRTKTPSHGQSIARPIKISQRQP; from the exons ATGCAAACTCAGCTCTACAATACGCAACTCGCCCTCATCGACTccctctccaccaccaccaccaccaccaccaccaccaccgaaTCCGATTTACAAGAGAAGGCATGGCACATCCTCGCACTCCTCCTTTCAATCGGCAACCCAACTCCAGCTCCAGACCTCGCATCTCACTGTACTCTTTTCAATGCTTCACCGGATCTCATCGAATCTCTCTGCTCTGTCCCTAACTCACCAATCACTTTGACATCCAACCATGACAATAGTAGCGACAACTTCCTGGTCACCATTTCTCCACTTGGTCTTCTCGCTTTGAATCAATTTCTATCCAATTTCAACTTGATTGAAGCGTTTGCGACTCGGATCTGGCATGCAATCTGCGGCCTCGAGGTTCCTTTGGAGGATCTTGTGAGGATGTATTTTAGGAAACGGAAGCGAATTGGATTTGATTATGCAGATG TGTACGATAAGGATCAAGAAGTTTGTCCTTTGCCGAAAAGAATTCGAAATGATTGCTGGAAG CTACCTTTTCACTTAACCGGGGATGTCAGCAGCAGCATTAATGTTGAGCCAAGTTACATGCTAATCCAGCCAAATAATTCTATTCTTTCACCCGACTTTTTTGTTAAAACCTTAGCCAGCGAATTAGGTTGTAAATTCAGGAATATTGAACATGTAGAAGATGAGATGAATACAGGGGCTATTGTGGAAAGCAAGGAGGATAAAAGAATGATGGCATGTGAGCTTGATGAAGATTCTGCTCTTCCCATTGTAATGTTGGATAGCGAAGCTGTATTCCAAGAGGCTAAAGTGGATGAGATAGATCTTGAAAGTAGAATAGACATCAATGCCACATGTTGCTTGGCTGATGTCAAATGGAGCAAAGCATTTTCGTTGGAGTTTACGAGTATTAATGGTGCTTGTAATGGTACAAATGACTGTCATATTGAAACTGTAAGAACTGAAACCAACGAAGCACTGTTAATTGATTATGGTAAAATGGAAGGGGAAGGCATAAACCATTTTCAGTCAACTAATACTATTAATATGCCACAAGAAAGCAACTTTAGAAGGATGAATGAGCTGAGTTCTCTGGATAAAGAGGCAATAACTAACCATGTGAAAAATCAGGCTAAGGTTTCAACTACTGAGCTTTGTGTTCCTCCAAAGAAGTTAAAAGACTCAAAACCCTCCACCAAGATTAGGGTCACTACTGGTGTTGCTGCTTCTCCAAGACAGCAAGCTCTCTGCCAGTCCCTAGAGCAAAAGAAGGCTGTTATCCCTCCTAAAGAGAACCAGCGCGGGAGGAAGGATCACATGAAAATCAGCATGGGGCAAAAATCAAAGCAGACATGCAATGATATTCAtactaaagaaagaaagaaggattgTGCCCTTAATTCTCCCAAG GATCGAGTGGGATCCAAAGACTTTCCATGCTTTGATTCTTATATTGTTGAAGAGGAAGGAGGCTCAG GTGGTTATGGCACTGTTTACCGGGCAACGAGGAAGCTAGATGGTACCACAGTTGCCATCAAAT GTCCTCATGAGAATGCTCATAGACATCATTTTAGCAACGAACTCAGGATGCTGGAGCGCTTCGG GGGCAAAAATTTTGTGATAAAATTTGAAGGCTGTCTCAAGAACCAAAATTCTGACTGCTTTGTTTTGGAGTATGTTGAGCATGACAGACCAGAG GTGTTGAAAAAGGAAATAGATGTTTTTCAGCTCCGGTGGTACGGGTACTGCATGTTCAGAGCCCTTGCGAGTCTTCATAAACAG GGAGTGGTCCACAGAGACATAAAACCTGGCAACTTCCTTTTCTCCTGCAAAGCCAATAAAGGTTATCTCATCGATTTCAATCTTGCCCTG GATCTGCATCAAAAGCTTGGAACAATTA aCAAATCAAAGGCAGCTAATGACGTAAGCTTCAATAGTGTTGCAGCTTCCAATGCCAAATATGTTCCTCCTTCGAAAAGTAGGAGGTTCCCAGGTAGTAAATTCTTGGATGCAGTTGATCTGGGGCCGATAAAAGACTTCAAGTCTACTTTGGAGGCCAAGAATGTAAAAAAGAAGGCTGTTAGGAATATTATGATAAGTCAGGGAGCAGATGGCTCTGGTATAACCTCGGTCAAGGATGCAACAAGTGCTAGGACTCCTTCAGCAGAAAGGATGAAAGAGCCTCTGCCAAGCCAAGGTAGGAAGGAGCTTATCAGCTTGTTGCATGAAGCAATGCAGGGTCCAAATCATGAAGCATCAAGTTTTCCAGCTTCTATGAGGAAGAGGATAGCTGCGCCTCCTGGAAAAGTAGATGGACGACATATTTATCTCACTCCAATGCCTCTGCACTCAACTGGCATAACAGTTGCTGGGATTGGCTCAGTTAAGAACAAAT GTGATGGGAAGAACAAGAAAGAAGGCCCTTGTGTTGGAACTAAAGGTTTCCGGGCTCCAGAG GTCTTGTTCAGATCTCTCTATCAAGGGCCCAAGGTTGATATTTGGTCTGCTGGGGTCACCTTATTATACCTGATAATAGGAAAAACGCCCTTTTATGGTGATCCCGAACA GAATATAAAGGACATAGCAAAGTTAAGAGGCAGTGAAGATCTATGGGAAGTCTCAAAGCTACATAACCGAGAATCCTCATTCCCAGCG GACCTGTATAATATGCAATCTTTGCCACCCACGACAGTTTGGGAATGGTGCAAGCTGAACTCAAAAAGACAAGATTTCCTGGATGCAGTCCCAAGCTCACTTATTGACCTCGTGGACAAATGTTTGACAGTGAATCCCAGATTGAGGATTAGTGCAGATGATGCTCTAAAACACGAGTTCTTTGCTCCATGCAATGAGAGCCTTCGAAGGCAGAAGCTGCTCAGGCAGGGACACAGCTTGGACTCTCGAACTAAAACTCCTTCACATGGACAAAGCATTGCCAGACCTATCAAGATTTCTCAACGGCAACCTTGA